In one Alnus glutinosa chromosome 14, dhAlnGlut1.1, whole genome shotgun sequence genomic region, the following are encoded:
- the LOC133857416 gene encoding rho GDP-dissociation inhibitor 1-like, with product MEGGKRGEEAGPSSGGSSSACVGDQRQEKQKEMGEKPSEVHGVVQEEEEEGEDQYDDGVVAGYVPGPLVSLKEQIEKDKDDDSLRRWKEKLLGCLESDLNAQMEPEVKFHSIGIISDDFGEITTPLPIDDNQSGHVLFTLREGSHYRLKLTFSVLHNIVSGLTYTNTVWKGRLQVDQSKGMLGTFAPHQEPYVHALDEETTPSGVLARGTYSAKLKFEDDDKRCYLELNYSFEIKRAAR from the exons atggagggTGGGAAGAGAGGGGAGGAAGCAGGACCATCGTCAGGAGGGTCTTCATCAGCTTGTGTTGGTGATCAAAGACAAGAGAAGCAAAAGGAAATGGGTGAGAAGCCAAGTGAAGTTCATGGGGTTgtgcaagaagaagaagaggagggagAAGATCAATATGATGATGGGGTTGTTGCTGGTTATGTTCCAGGCCCTTTGGTTTCTCTCAAGGAGCAGATTGAGAAAGACAAG GATGATGACAGCTTAAGAAGGTGGAAAGAGAAGCTGCTTGGTTGCTTGGAAAGTGATTTAAATG CCCAAATGGAACCTGAAGTCAAATTCCACTCCATTGGGATCATCTCTGATGACTTTGGGGAGATTACTACTCCCTTGCCAATTGATGACAATCAGAGTGGTCATGTCCTGTTCACTCTCAGGGAGGGATCGCACTATCGGCTTAAGTTGACATTCAGTGTTCTGCACAACATAGTTTCGGGCCTGACCTACACCAACACAGTGTGGAAAGGACGACTTCAAG TTGATCAAAGCAAAGGAATGTTGGGCACCTTTGCTCCTCACCAGGAACCATATGTGCACGCCCTGGATGAGGAGACGACTCCATCTGGTGTGCTTGCAAGGGGTACCTACTCGGCAAAGCTTAAG TTTGAAGATGATGACAAGAGATGTTATTTGGAACTAAACTATTCCTTCGAGATCAAGAGAGCAGCTAGATGA